Below is a genomic region from Tumebacillus amylolyticus.
ATGCCTATACCCTATGATACAGTTACATCTCCTCCATTGTAACAGTTCTGGACCAAAAATCTAGAGGGCATCTGCATAATTTTCGCGAGAGTTGGTTAGACGGTAATGATTCCAACCGCTTTGCGTACCTCTGCAATCGTGCGCTGTGCCGATTCTTTGGCACGTTTTTGACCATCTGTAAGCACATTTAAAATGAACTGTTCAGTCAGTTTTTCCCGACGCTCACGGAACGGGTTGACGATGTCTTTTATAGATTCTGCTAAGCGTGCCTTGCATTGGACACACCCGATCTCGGCACGCACACACTGTGTTTCAAGCTCTGCACGCGTCTGTTCGTCTGTGAAGTACGAGTGCAGATGAAAAATGTTGCAGCCCTCCACCGTCGGGTGACCGGGTTGGTGTTTGTAGAGGCGTTCCGGGTCGGAGAACGCTTTTTTGATTTTTTTCTCGATCAGGTCTTGCGGGTCGGTCATCGAGATGTAGGAGTCGGCGGCGTCAGACTTGCTCATCTTTCCCTGCCCGGTGAGCGCCGGAATGCGCACGGCGTTTTTGGTCATCCCTTGGGGTTCGGGGAAGATGTTTCCATAGAGCTGGCGGAATTTGCGAACGATCGTGCGCGCCATCTCCAGATGCACCATCTGGTCGTCGCCCACGGGCACGAATTCGCCCTTGTGAATGAGAATGTCGGCCGCCATCAGCACCGGGTAGCCGACGAGTCCGTAGTTGACGTTGTCGGGGTGTTTCTTCGCTTTCTCCTTGAAGGTCGGGCAGCGCAGCAACTCCCCGAGCGGCATCATCATCCCGAGGTACATCGCCAGCTCCGAGACTTCGGCGGCGATGGAGGACTGCGCGTACAGCGCGCATTTTTCCGGATCGAGACCGGCCGCCAAGTAATTGCCCGCCACGTTCAGCACGTTCTCGCGCAAGTTCGGGTTGCTCGGGTGCGTCGTCAGCGAGTGCAAGTCGGCGATAAAAAAGTACGCGTCGTACTCCTCTTGGTAGTTCACCAAATCCATCATCGCGCCGTAGTAGTTGCCCAAGTGCAGTTCACCCGTTGAACGGATGCCGGATACCAGTCGTTTCGAGTTCGTTGTGTTCGCCAATTTAGTCATCAGTAACCCTCCAATGTGTTTTTTGTTCACGTCCAAACCTCCACCACCAGCCGTCGCTCATCGCGACCCACCTCCTTTTTTGGGCAACAAAAAACGGGCCTCTCCTCCTGTAAAGGACGAGAGACCCGTGGTGCCACCTTTGTTTGTGCTCAATCGGTACACAACTGCTATACCTAGCCCCTTGTATCGGTGGGACGGTCCGCCGGAGCCTACTTTTTTCAAAAAAGAAAAGTTCGGTCCAGTGCTCGGAAGGCCATTCACAACGTCGCATGCACCGGCTCGCACCTCCCGCCGGCTCTCTGAAGCATACCTACGCCGCTACTCTTCTTCCTCAAAGCATCGCGGTTTGCAG
It encodes:
- the trpS gene encoding tryptophan--tRNA ligase; its protein translation is MTKLANTTNSKRLVSGIRSTGELHLGNYYGAMMDLVNYQEEYDAYFFIADLHSLTTHPSNPNLRENVLNVAGNYLAAGLDPEKCALYAQSSIAAEVSELAMYLGMMMPLGELLRCPTFKEKAKKHPDNVNYGLVGYPVLMAADILIHKGEFVPVGDDQMVHLEMARTIVRKFRQLYGNIFPEPQGMTKNAVRIPALTGQGKMSKSDAADSYISMTDPQDLIEKKIKKAFSDPERLYKHQPGHPTVEGCNIFHLHSYFTDEQTRAELETQCVRAEIGCVQCKARLAESIKDIVNPFRERREKLTEQFILNVLTDGQKRAKESAQRTIAEVRKAVGIITV